The Apium graveolens cultivar Ventura chromosome 3, ASM990537v1, whole genome shotgun sequence sequence GATAAACAGAATGATATATACAATTAGTTAAGCGAGGTTTCTGATATAACCAACGCACATATAAATTTAACATGAAATGCAACACTAATCTGGAACTTCTATAAATATATCTGATATGTTAATGTGCTACTTCTATTGTGCTTGTCCTCATAGTTTTACTGTATCTTATAAATCAGAACATACAGACAGAAGAAATACATTAAAAGAAGAGTACAATACTATCTGTAATAACTACGCGAACAATACAGAAGTAGAAAACATTAAAACAAGGGTGAAGACTAAAGAGAACATGTAATATTTTGCATACTAACACTTTTACTAACAAGTGTGATCATTTCCTCACAGTGGCTTTTCGGATAAATTTCTCACTCATGAGCACACCATTATAACAGAGAAAAGTTAAGATATTATTCAGGAATCTGATATACAATATAACGAAAACCTTTATAGTAGTTTACATAGGACAACAAGGTCGAGATCATTAAATACACAAAAGACATATTTATGTTCCTGAGTTCACATTATTGAGGAATGGCTTTTAAAGCATTACACATTCCAATTTACACAGAATTATTTGCAATGCTTATGTTTGTGTAGATAGAATCTTTTCAGCCGACTGATACATAGTCTAATGTGATGTATGTAGTACGATATAATATGTGTTAACAATAATTAATCACAGGTAACAATCAGATTAGCAAACAAATTAAGCTTAATTAAGAATTATAACACAATACCCAGATAACCTCATTCTTCTACTTTTACTAACAACCTACAATATACCAACCCATCTCCTGGTTTCGGGTGCCTGAGATCGAGACTTTAAAGACTTATTACTCAAGATCGCACAAATTTGATTAAAAAAAAGAACTTACATTATACTAAATGATACCATCACAGGCATATAACTCAgcaaaatataaaaaatttaataCAAGTATCATCTAAACTTCTAGCTTACTCGGGAATAGAAATTGCATACAATATCTTACCCTTTCTCGTTAAGAAGAAAATGAATCGTTGGCCTTGCATCTGGTGCCGATTTCCTCGAGTAGTCCCCTTCAGAGCAGTTTCGCCTTTTCCTCTCAAATATTATTTTGCGGCTACTTTCACCAACCTCTTTAGTCCCTTccacaaaactttcttcaccaCCCATGTCTTCTTTACCCTTCCGTGATTTTGGACCAGCCCAGACCACCTGCAAAACAAACAGTAATTACTATAAGCTGACAATCTATTACCGCTGGAAATTATCAAATATAAATGCTATGTGCATTCAAGTATGTATTTAACCATCCTGAGCCTCCTATATCATTAACacccctctccctctccctctctctctccctcctccctctctctgCTCCTCTCTCTCCCCCATCCCTCTCTTTGCTtatctctctctcactctctcgcCCTCCCTCCCTCTTCTCTCTTTTTCTATATATATACCTCTTTCTGTGTGTATTAATGCAAGAAACAAACCTAAAAATATAACAGCAATCACAGTTTAAAGACAAAAAAGGTACCTTAAAATGAACCCTAAAACAAATTAGAAAAACCTCCAAAACCCCCAGACAGTAGAAAAAATAAATTAGGGTTTACAAATATAAAACCCCCAAATTACCAAATTAGGGTTTACAAATACAAAACCCCCAAAATAGGATTTACATAGAGACAGAGTAGGAGAGTTTCATGGCACATAGGGGGgggggcgagagagagagagagagagagagagagagcagggGAATCACTTGTGAACGGATTATCTCTTTGATAAACGGACTCGAGCCTTCTTGAGCCATAGAAATAGAGCATAATCACTGGTAAACTTATTCGGAGTTTAAGCAGAGAAGAAACCCTACTTTTATCTGATATTAGAGGCGGCGATAGAAATGGTAAGAATGAGATGACTCTGCTTATATATCAAACATAAAATTGACCGTAAACGGTCGAATTTAGCCAAGGCCCAAATTTGACTAATTGCGGTCGAATTTAGCCGAGGACCAAATTTGACTAATTGCGGTCGAATTTAATCCCATCATATGTAAATAAATCTAACATATATGTAATTAAACTCAAATTAAAGTagttaaattaataaaaatagtTTTTTGTACACAaatcataaaaatttcaaaattacACTAAATCATCGTTATCACTTAATTCATCATTGTCGTTCTCATTGGTGTCTTCATCTTCGTCTTCTTcatcttttttattttcttcttcctcgTTGTCATCCATCGAATAGTCATTTTCAAACATCCTCAagtcaataaagaaatttaagGGATCCCGAACAATAACTTTTTCGACGTGTGATGATGAAGCATTCGACACTTCATTTTGTAGAGCTTCATCATTGATTTTGTTCCTTTCTTGAGTTGATACACTTTCATCAACTAGTCATCTCTTCGTTGTTAGAACCGTGTACTATGGTGATTTCGCATTCAAAATATTTGGTGCATAGTATACTTGATGGGCTTGACTAGCCAACACAAAAACGTCTTCGGCATTTAGTTTTGATTTCACATTCACCGTTGTCATCCGATGTTTATCAACTTTGACATGTTTTGTATGATCAAACCAATGACATTTGAAGACCATCACTTTATGCCCATTATGATATAAAAGTTTGAAAATTTCTTCTATTCTTTCGTAATAGTTGCCATAACATTCTTGATAAGAAGTTCCTACAATTATAAATGTTTAAATTTAAGAACAAATGAAAATGAAAAAGTACAACTACGatattaagaaaaaaaataaatttctCACCTATGACAATTATCGGAATTTGGTGAAGTGAGCTCGTTTGTGTTTACGCAATCAAATTTGTAACCATTGCACTTGCATGCTTTATAAGACTCCACTTTATTCAATGGACCTCTTATTAGGTCTATGAATTTTTCCTTGAACTTCTCATCATCTTTGACCTAAAACAAATGTGAGAAAATTAATTTATCCGAGATTTGTAAATATGTGGCATTTATAAAATGAAATGCATACCCTTCTTTCGAACCAATCCCTGAATTGttctttttgaaatttttcctttTCCGCATCATTAAAATGTGGGTATTGCCGTTCTACCAACTTTTGGAATCCACTACATATATTCAAATTAAAAcaatcaaaatttatattttaaactAAATTAAATGCAAAATTAATACTAAAAATATCTTACCGCAAGTACTTTGCAACCTCCGGAGAATTAATAAGAACATAGTATGCCACTAGTTCATATTCATCACCACTAAACATTTTATCTTTAGTCCGTAGACTAGGATGTGTTGGATATGTGTACACTTCTAACAAATTGTCATCATGAAACATTCGAGGGGCCTCATTTCTTCGTAATTTATTACGCATTATTCCTTTTTTGGAATCAAAATACAACGTGCAAAAGTGTACACATTCCTCCTCAATATAGCGTTGTGCCATTGAACCCTCCGCTCGAGCTTTGTTTCCTACTTTTAATTTCAAGTTGTGCAAATATCTTTCAATAAAATACATCCAACGCCCATTAGCCGGCCCACCCAACTTACACTCGGTTGCTAAATGTAGTGGCAAATGCTCCATAGGATCAAAAAAATCAGGAGTGAAGACGGTTTCAAGTTTGGACATTATCCTCACtatatctttctccattttttcCAAATCCGAGTTCTTTAGAACTGAAGAACATAAATCTTGAAAGAAGTTGCATAATAATGATAGGATCGGCTACATGCTTCGGAAGAAGATCACGACAAACTATAGGTAACAACTTTTGCATGAAGACATGGCCGTCATGTGATTTCATACCGCGAATGCAATTTTTTGCCCAATTCACACACCTAGATATATTTGAGGCATAGCCATCTGGACGTTTCAATGACTCAATCCACTTGAACAACTTATGAATTTGTTCCTTTGAAAGTGTGTATGGTGCATGTGGTTCAGTGCCATCACCTCGAATCCATAACTCACGGTGTACACGTAATTCTTGACAATCCTTTCTCAATTTTGTGTTATCTTTCGTCTTCTTTCCATCACCAAGAATTGTGTAGAAAATATTATCAAAGACATTCTTTTCTGTGTGCATAATGTCAATATTGTGACGAAGGCTAAGTGTCTCCCAATATGGAAGCTCAAAAAATGGAGAAAAATGTGTCCAATTGTGTTTCACCCTGTAATTCCTTGGTTTTTTCTTATGTGACTTTCCTGGATGAGGAAACTGTATCTGCTCACACATCACCTTGGCTCGGCCCCCTGAATGTCTAGCACAAACTGATCGTGTCTCTACACTTCCAAATTTAGTACTCCTTCGCAGGGGATCATCTGACTCCAAAAAATATCGAGCAGTGCCATAAAAACTTATTTTGCCACCATGTTTGAGTTGTTTACCTTTTACTTCTCCCATGCAAACTGGACATGATAACTTACCTTTGGTGGACCACCCGCTAAGCATTGCAAGTCCAGGAAAGTCACTAATCGTCCATAAAAGTGCCGCCTTCATGATAAAATTTGTACGTGAGAACATGTCATATGTTTCAACCCCTGCATGCCACAACACTTTCAATTCATCAATCAAAGGTCTAAGATAAACATGTAAGTCTTTTGTCGGATCCGTCGGTCCGGGAATAAGAAGAGGCATGAACATATATGGAGCCTTTGTACACATAGAGGGAGGAAGGTTATAAACAACAACCATCACAGGCCATACTGTATACTCCTTCGCGTGCTTGTCGCGAAAGGGATCAAATCCATCTGTAGAGAGCCCGAGTCTTACATTTCGAATCTCATTTGAAAATCTTTGAAATCTTTGATCAAATTTTTCCATTCATCTCCATCCGCTGGGTGACTTAATTCACCTTCAACTGCAATTCTATCATGGTGCCATCTCATAGCTTTTGCAGTAGTCTCGACCATGAATAAACGCTGCAATCTCATGATAATAGGAAAGTAACGCAAGATTTTTCGTGGAATCTTCTGTTTTTTAGGATCTTTCTGCTTCTGGTATCTGTCTCCATTGCATATATCACACTTTGTCTTGCCACTATGCTCTTTGTAAAATAACATGCAATCATTCTCGCAAGCATCAATTTTCTCATATTCCATATGCAATCCTTTAATCATCTTCCACATGTTGTAGTACTTTTCGGGCAATTTATGATCATCGGGTAGTACTAATCCAATGAGATGAAGTAAGTCATCAAAGCCATTGTTACTGCAATTATGCTTATTTTTCCACTCAAGCAACTTCATTGAGAACTCCAATGTTGTATAATTGGTATTgtttggataaattggttcagaAGCGGTATTCACCATCTTGTAAAATTGTTTTGCCGTTTCATTTGTTTCTTTCTCAAAATCCTCGCAATCATCAAAATCATCCTCATCATGTGCATCATACATATCATCGTCTCTATATCCAGAACTCGTTCCAACCTCGACTTGTGATATATTTTTCTCCCCATGACAATCCCATGTAGTATACCATTGCATGATACCATATCGATACAAATCATTTTTAACGGTACTAGGCTTCTTAAAGTACTTATTTCCACAATCTCGGCCCGCACATTTTATAAGACCGTTATCTTTTTTTTCGCTATGTTTAATAGCAAATTCAATGAATCTATCCACACCGGCTTTATATTCTTCCGTTAAATATTTTGACTCATTAAAGCGGTTACGACCAATCCAACTACGATCGGATGCCATCTACAAATGCGCACATACATATAATTATTAACCACTAACAATATCAACATTTTACACTATTTATCATCCTATTGGAAAAATtagtaaataataattaatatttatcaACAAATTCAAGTTATATGTATAAAAGTAATGCAATAATATTAAAGAAAAGATACAAATACAACAATAAATGAAAATAGATAATTATACTTACTTGCTGATTAAGAATGATCACATGAATGTAAATTGGGTGGAAAAGGGGAGAAGATGGGGAAGGAAATGGATGATTGCGGTTGGTAAGAGAAAGGGACAATAGGGTTGCCAAAATGGAGCTACTAAATTCAACCGGTTTCGGAAGAAAAAAGGAAGCGGCTAAATACAACGAAAAACGGTCGCATTTAGAGctactaaattcgaccgaatcCAGAATAAAATAGGAAACGGCTAAATGCAACTGAAATCGGTCTTAAAACATTTTCAACAAACATCAGTCGTATTTAATTTTCCACTCCAGCCGGTCGTATTTAATTTTCTGCCACTGTCGGTCGTATTTAAGAGTGTGTACTTTACAACAAACCGGGAAAATTCCACCTCTTTTGGCGCCGAAATTAGAAAAAATGCGGGAatggctaaattcgaccgaaattGGTTGTATTTAGGAGTGCCCAATATTTCAATAGGCGGGAAAATTTCCTCCATTTTTATGGTAAGGGTAAATTCAACCGACATTCGGTCGAATTTACGAGCACGGCTAAATTCAACCACCAGCGGTCGAATTTGTTACTAAATTCGACCGCGCTAAATACTACCGAACTTTTATACAACCGATTTCGGTCGTATTTAGCCGCACCTTTATTTTCAACCGTTTTCAGTTGAATTTGACTTCGGTTGTATTTACGCGGTTGTATTTAGCCTCGTTTTCTTGTAGTGCGtgcaaataaattaatctttagGTATGAACAGTGCAATTAAGTCTAagttattttttttttatttcctgtattcataaaaaaaatattttagaaaataataatGCGGAACCATGTGCTATTTTTTTGTGTTGATGCAGCTAGCGAAACAGGTTTGGGTGCATCAAATAACGTAACTACTTTGTGGCGCTGGAGAAGTTGAGATTTTGACTAGTATGGGTGCAGATCACAATCGACTAGTGTTTGATGCAGTTGGTCATCAGTGTGACAACTACTGACAAGGCAGTGAAGGGCGATCAAAGAAGATGGGAAAGTAGTCACGATATCCGGTCAGGTGACTGCACTTGGCGTCCAATTTCTGGTAAACTCAAAAGCATCTGGCTTGAAGACCCTGGAGAGTGGAAAGGGGAAGGCATTGACGTTTCTTTTGAAGCATCTTGAAACCGGCAGAATTTTCGGCAAAGTGATTATTCATCGTATTTGGTTTTCCTACAGTCAATGTTCTTTTAATTTACATGGtcattaaataaaaaaaaaagagttaCCTCATTCCATGTAAGCTGTCTGTATAATTTTCGACAGTATATATATGTAGTCACATAACTTGCAAAATTATATAAGATTAAATTCATCAAATTGTTACTTTTGcatttatattaattttattgtACAAACCAGTAGTAAAATGAGATATGATTTTGGGCTCTGCAATATTTCCCAATTTTTATTGTTACTAGTAGGATGGATGTATATATCTCTAGCCGGAATAGCTAGTAGTATTATTTAAGTCTCCTTCACTCTAATGCATGCATGTATATGCTCAAGGTTTATCTTTTTTAAGAATCCAAGCACCAGCAGTAGTAATCAGAAGCCGAGATCCGCAAAAGTTCATCTGGCCTCATCCTCTCAAGTTCATTCGACCTCCGTGAACTATAATTGTTACGGTTTTCAGTGGCAAGAGGCATGTCCTCAGCTTTATTATGAAGTTGGTACTTCATTTTCTTGTATAGCCGCATTGTTGCCACACAATCATCGTAAGGATCTTGTACACCTGTCTGAATGTCGTAACTGATAATACAAAAGAAGGTGACTGGTTAATAAACTACCAAGTGATTACTTGATGATTGAGATTCAAAAGCTGCAGAATTAATCAAATATTATACCCAAGGTATGCTTTTGTTAGGTACTTTAGTGAGTTGCTAAGCTTGCTGGTTTTCAGTAATGGAGGATATTTTGCAGTATCCCTGCATCCAAATTCAACAGCAGATCAATTTGTAAAACAAGTTCAGCTTCTAAGTATTGTTTGATCAAGTGTTTGTAATTTGAAACCAAAACTTGCCTGATCATTATTCCCGGGTAATCCACCTCTAAACATTTCAGATCGTGATCCAACCCATGACCAACAAGGATTCTTGCTTTCCCACTCTTAGGTCGGATTTTCCACATCGGTTCTCCATTGCTTAGAAATTCTTGAATTTTCCTTTGAACTTGCCGCACTCCCATTGCATCTCTCATCATCTCTGCTCGTATGCCTGTTGTTTCATACCTGAAAATTTCATTTTCTGTAGCTGTCACATAAAATTACatacttaatttatttatttctgGGATTGACGGAGGAGTACAGTAGATTAAGCTATATAGGTAGATACCTAAAGTTAGTGACAGCAAGTAGGGGTTTGACATAGGTATGGAAAATAATGTTCTCATATTCATCAATGAGACAAATCCTAGCACAAAGATCCAAGGAGCCGTCACTTCCCCCTCCAACCATCTTGCAAGCAAGTGCAACCACTCCCCTACCTCCTGCATTTTCATAATTTCTCATATTGTCAAAAATCCCCAAGTTTGCCATGCGATGTGTCAACCCCTGAAATTTTTTCAAAGACAAGGTGTAATGAGTGATTAAATTCCATGTGTTGAACCGAGTACTCTGTAGTTCAACGATAAATTGATGAAAAACTATACATGTTTCATTGCATCTAAATATAGACTTACGTTAACACTGGTGCGGGGGAGCTGACATGTGTTCAGGTGAGCCCTAAGAGCATTGCGGCTGCCAAGAATGTTTAGACAGATGTGACATCCACGCTCTTTAAATATCCTTTCACATTCAGCTTTTGGCAATGGCCCTGCATATAAGAAATTCATCAAACCAAGAAAAATTTAAAAGATCTACGAGTGACTGGTCCCTAACAAGCGATGAATGTAACACGGGAAATTGATGTAAATGCATAGTCATGTCACTGTATCCGTGCTTAAGTTTTTGATTTTAGGGTTCTTCCTGTCTTTTCACGGACATTTGGTTTGCCAACAATAGCTGGTGTAGACCAACGCCCAAGAAGTAATTAATCATATGTGATAACAAAGATGAATAAATACATCATACAGATGAATAGAAGTATTGAATGTATATAGGTGCATGTAAATGTGTGCTCTGAGTGATCAAGATTGATACCTATAAGGTGCTCCCTAAGGGACTCAAATGATCGACAATGTTTCCAACAGACACCACACATGGGTTCATGGCCAGAATGGTACGAGGTCCTCATGTGTTCCACCAAGTGCTCCATCTTGTTGAATTGTCTATAGCATGCTGCACACTTGTTCCTGAAATTAAATCGTAACTGATAATCATCAAGtatattttcaataagaaattttCAGCATTTATTTATAACGAGCTTCATTATCTATCGGATTTACATGCCAAATTGCCCAGCTATGGAACGAATTAAGAATTACGAACCTTTGGTACTCTGCAGACTCCATTCTTCGTATAAGATTATGCTGTATCGGAACCTAAATGGAGTTGTGGAAGAAGAGTGTGCATAGTGTGAGGTATTTATAGTTAGATGCATGCCCAAAAAGAACAGCCACCACAATACTCCTGAGTTGGCAACTGCAATTAGGTAGATTCTTAACTGATTCAAACTAATACTAATTAAAATAACTATATTTGATTGGGAAAAACATCACAAATTTCAAAATATAAATGagatttaaataattcaaaacatttttttttaaaattaattgagAGTATCAAATTGAAGACGCATGACCTATCCTCTCACAACGTTAAAAGATTAATATAAGTCAAGATTCTGAAGCATACTGCAGTTTATCAAGTTGTATAAGTTTCATACGTAAGAACTACTCTCATGCAAAAGCCAAACAACAACATTCTAAAATGGTCAAACACATATCCAGATATTCCAAATTCCCAAAGGTCCACTGATTTTACACTGTATATTCCCCAGCCACAATGCACCTCTATCCTAAAATCGCTGGTAGACGTAGTGTCAGTGTTCCTGGACTTGTGCTTCCAGTCACATATCTAAACCTTTGCGGTTATATTATAAACACTGAAAGAGCACAATAGTTATTTTTTATATTGTAAATGAAGATAAATGTACGATAGTGCTCTACATAGATTTATATGCTGTACAGCCTAGTTATCAGGGAAAAAAAAAGAGTGGCATTTGTTGAATAGATAGGCTGCTACAATATAATGTATGTACGCAACCTGTCAGTACATAGCCAGCATCTAAACCTGCAGAGACTATAATAGTATTACACAGTCTTGATGGTTCATGCAAATGTATTCCGACGAGTCTGCAGCTAAGATTTAAGCTTTAAAAACTATTAAATCTCTTAATTAGTTGGGTTGAACCCGTCAAAGAAAGTTGTTCCTGCTTAAGATTGTGGACTTGTGATTCTTCTTTCATATTAATTCAACACTGATTCAGGTCGAAATCCCGACTCAACTGGAAAATTAGTGAAATTTCTACCGTATAGATTCTGGGTCTGGCTGGGATATCCGTCATGAAAACACTAGCTTTTGACCAGGAAAAAAGGAAAGAAATATTCACAGGGGCCAACCCATCAATTAATACAACTGCAGATTCTTGCTTTGAAGATGCCTCGACAAATCATAGAGAGAGATGTGTCGTCAGAATATTTTTAAATTTCTGGTCCACCACACGGCCGCTACTTTTTACGTTTCTGCCAATTTCATCCCACGATCTGTTCGAATGTCAACATGTAATGATGCCCCTCCCCCTTTTATGTTGGTTACTGTAAACTGATTATGTTGGATCCAGAGTACTACGTACTGTACATCTGATTAAATCAAACAAATTTTAGTCGACTTCTGTATAGTTTTATAGCCTCAGACTTGTTTTTCTTGCTCTACAACTCATTTTTTTAAGTTGTTAAAATTAACATGCATCAACTCGAATATATGTGTATTAGACAATATATTGGCTGATGGTCGTGGGATCTCTCTAGAATTCCGTAGCGATTATAACTATTATCGGCAAAAAAATAATAGTAATTAGGggtgtgtttgtgtttgtgtttatATGTGTGTAATTAGATTCTTCCCCCTCTTTTTTCCATATTTTATCCTTTATAAATGATGAGTCATTTTGTGGGATTAGATCATGTGTGTTCCTCTATGATGAGGGTAAGTGACAAGGATAATATAGGGTGGTGGCACATGAATTGAATTGTTTTCCAGGAAATCCGCGAGGGAGGTGTGGGCTCTGTGATTAG is a genomic window containing:
- the LOC141714071 gene encoding uncharacterized protein LOC141714071, whose translation is MASDRSWIGRNRFNESKYLTEEYKAGVDRFIEFAIKHSEKKDNGLIKCAGRDCGNKYFKKPSTVKNDLYRYGIMQWYTTWDCHGEKNISQVEVGTSSGYRDDDMYDAHDEDDFDDCEDFEKETNETAKQFYKMVNTASEPIYPNNTNYTTLEFSMKLLEWKNKHNCSNNGFDDLLHLIGLVLPDDHKLPEKYYNMWKMIKGLHMEYEKIDACENDCMLFYKEHSGKTKCDICNGDRYQKQKDPKKQKIPRKILRYFPIIMRLQRLFMVETTAKAMRWHHDRIAVEGELSHPADGDEWKNLIKDFKDFQMRFEM
- the LOC141710657 gene encoding uncharacterized protein LOC141710657 produces the protein MESAEYQRNKCAACYRQFNKMEHLVEHMRTSYHSGHEPMCGVCWKHCRSFESLREHLIGPLPKAECERIFKERGCHICLNILGSRNALRAHLNTCQLPRTSVNGLTHRMANLGIFDNMRNYENAGGRGVVALACKMVGGGSDGSLDLCARICLIDEYENIIFHTYVKPLLAVTNFRYETTGIRAEMMRDAMGVRQVQRKIQEFLSNGEPMWKIRPKSGKARILVGHGLDHDLKCLEVDYPGIMIRDTAKYPPLLKTSKLSNSLKYLTKAYLGYDIQTGVQDPYDDCVATMRLYKKMKYQLHNKAEDMPLATENRNNYSSRRSNELERMRPDELLRISASDYYCWCLDS